Below is a window of Quercus robur chromosome 6, dhQueRobu3.1, whole genome shotgun sequence DNA.
ACAGGTAACCATAAAACACTCACAAATACACTTCCTTTTTTCTAAAAGTGTCTTTTGTTATTAATGAATCATCATCGAACCACTCTTCTTATTTCTTATTCCTAAACTTACTCGCATCGAtcgtatataaaataaataagttttctttatattttgtatgttaTGCTTTAATATAATTGATGTGAAagaatcaattataaatttgattttaattgtATCCCTACATTAAAGGTTAAGACTTTTGAATGGTtctattgttaaattttttattagcatGCAATAAGCAAAATGTAACTAAAAATCAATGAACAAGAAAATGTCTAATTTAGAGTTAATCACATTAGCCCTAAAGTTATACCAAGTCTCCATATTATCTGCTCAGCTCATAGAAAGCAATGGCACAAGAATGACTGATACGTACATGTGCAACCGCGAATATCTCAACTCCAACTTCATTTCCATTCTTTCAAAAATTAGCTCAAGTGTACATCAATGAAATActtttttcttcaaactttcaAATCATATACGATGACTCCTGTTGTGAAACATTACATAAgactttttttaattgtataaaatTACAGAAGTTTTTCTCTTTGAACAGGTTACTAGTGCTGATCCGAGTAGTAGTTCTAACTTTGTTCCTCACATGGCGTATCCAAAACCCCAATCGAGATGCAATGTGGCTATGGGGTATGTCCATTGTGTGCGAGTGTTGGTTCGCCTTCTCATGGCTCTTAGACATTCTTCCCAAGATCAACCCCATCAACCGAGCCACTGACCTTGCTGCCCTCCGTGACAAGTTTGAGCAGTCCTCCCCATCCAACCCTCATGGCCGCTCTGACCTCCCTGGTATTGACATCTTTGTCTCCACTGCCGATCCTGAGAAGGAACCTCCTCTTGTCACAGCCAATACCATTCTCTCCATTCTTGCTGTGGACTACCCGGTCGAGAAGCTTTCATGCTATATTTCAGATGATGGTGGCGCCATACTCACATTCGAGGCCATGGCCGAGGCTGTTCAATTTGCCGAGGTTTTGTTACTTACTATCTTCATCCAATGTCTTCCTTTTTTGAACTTAAGACCATCTATTCTGATATCATATAAATTAACTATTATCTCAAAAActtaattgtttaaaaaaaaagaaattaatcatTTGATACTTGTTTAAACACATTTATGAAGGAAATAATTGTGATCATTTTTAACTGTCTTtgctaaaacccaaaaaaaaaaaaaaaaaaaatacaaatgaaaattttattctttaatatcATTGTTTCTTTTGGAAGAACCTTCAAACAAACCATTGTTAAGTTATATAAAGAGCCCCCCCTCTTTTTTCCTGAAATTCGTGAAAGGGATTTTCATGGAAGGAGCATTTTCCTTCTTATGAATTTGGCAAGCATTTTAGCAAAATTCAAGCAaagatcattttcattttttcattctttgttaATTCAACATAATGACATTATATTTACATCTTTCTAGCCCAAAAAATAATGCAAATTAAGATTTATTCATGTTTGAATGATCAAATTATACAACACAATTGTATATTTCTATAAATGTGCAACTACCATTTGTTAATGTACAGGTTTGGGTGCCCTTTTGCCGCAAACACAACATTGAGCCTAGGAATCCAGATAGTTACTTTAGCAGCAAAACTGATCCCACGAAGAACAAGAAGCGTCCTGATTTCGTCAAGGATCGGCGTTGGATCAAGAGAGAGTACGATGAGTTTAAGGTTAGGATAAATGGTCTCCCTGAAGCTATACGTAAGAGGAGTGAAACGTATAACTCAAAGGAGGAAATGAAGGAGAAGAAGCTTGCCCGTGAGAAAAATGGAGGTGTGTTGCCACTGGACCCCATTAGTTTCACCAAGTCTACGTGGATGGCCGATGGCACTCACTGGCCGGGGACCTGGCTCAATCCTACGGCTGATCATTCAAAGGGAGACCATGCTGGAATTTTACAGGTGATCACTCAATAATTGCTAGCTCCTTGTATATATTCAACACCATCCTTTTTAACAAGTTCTTTTAGGATATGTTAAGTTGTCAAGGTATGATTAGAGTAACACTACAATCACCGCAGACACTACTTTTATCATGTACTAATCACAACCAATCATATCAATAGTTGCAGAAAAATACTCCTTAGACTTGTTTTTATAAATCCCAATTACTcacaaatatttattatattaatatctACAAGTGCAGATGAAGCTTTGTAATTGTTTAATCTGTTTCATTTTATGCATTATTATCCTATTCTTAACATGAATCCCAAGTTAACTCACAAATGTTATCTATGACTACAAGTTTAATTGAAGCTTTGAATTTGTTTCAAATGTTAGAATCACTTTGTCTTTGTGCATTGTTATCCTCTTCTAAACATGCTTTGGTTTTCTTACTTTatattctttcttattttttctaataagcatttccaatatttttcttaagtcCTCAAGTCTAAATTAGTTCCTAGCTGAATGCTGATTACtgaaattgtgtaatttatgaCAATGCAGGTGATGAGTAAGGTTCCAGAAAATGAAACAGTGATGGGTCATTCAGACGAGAAAAAATTGGACTTCACTGGGGTGGACATTCGGCTACCAATGTTTGCATATGTCTCAAGAGAGAAGCGGCCAGGATATGACCACAACAAGAAAGCCGGTGCCATGAATGCCTTGGTTCGAGCTTCAGCAATACTGTCCAATGGTCCATTCATACTCAATTTGGATTGTGATCATTATATCTATAATTCTCAAGCTCTGAGGGAAGGGATGTGCTTCATGATGGACCGTGGAGGTGACAGGATATGCTACATACAGTTCCCCCAGAGATTTGAAGGGATTGATCCATCTGACCGATATGCAAATCATAACACTGTCTTTTTCGATGGTAATATTTGCAATTTATTTGCATCCaaattatctttaattttttgttactctatatttttaagtttcacctcaaaaataaattaaggttAAAACTGCGTATCAATTACTTATTTCAAGCCCATAGAAGCAGCAACTTTATTCACTAAATGCgacttcatattttttttagtttcaaaaggaaaaactcacCATGTATGTGCATTAAGTATGAACTTCATGGAAACTAGGCACTACATTTTGGGTGACAGTTAAAACCAGTCAAACATCCATGCCATTTGTAATTCCTTAAAATATTAAAGGATAGGCACTACATTTTGGGTGACAGTTAAAACCAGTCAAACATCCATGCCATTTGTAATTCCTTAAAATATTAAAGGATTAGACTCATTTGATACTATTTGAGCATCTACGATTCTATTATAAGTAATGTTATAATCATtacaattttcacaataattttcataataattgagTTGACAAATATTTACTGATTATTATCAAGATCTATCATTGACGCCATTTTCTTTTATCTACCATTAGCAACTACTATCTCAGCAATTGCgaaaattttttaattctagAGTTATTATTCGGTTAGTGTTGTGTGCTATTCCTTGCTTTTTTGTTCCCCTCATAATTCAAAATTCCCATTTTGCATAAAAGGAAATATGCGAGCTCTAGATGGTCTTCAGGGCCCGGTATACGTGGGAACCGGCTGCATGTTCCGGCGATATGCACTCTACGGTTTCCACCCACCTAGAGCAAACGAGTACTCAGGCATGTTTGGGCAATTAAAATCCCCAGCTCCCAATATTTCTGCAATGCAGTCATTGCAATCTGATCAGGAAGAGGACTTAGACACACAGCCCCTAACATCACACCCTGACTTGAACTTGCCAAGGAAGTTTGGGAATTCCACTGTGCTCACGGAGTCCATAGCTATTGCAGAGTACCAAGGAAGACCACTTGCTGATCacatttctattaaaaatgGTAGGCCTCCAGGGGCACTGCTCCTGCCCCGCGCACCACTGGATGCGCCCACTGTTGCTGAGGCAATTTCTGTCATCTCTTGCTGGTAATTCCTCACTCATTTCAATTTCTTTGCATtatattgttttcaaaacatttagtGTGGCTATCAATCTAATCTTCCCGAACCTAACACTGTTCCTGCGCCATAGACTTAAGTGGCacataaaatcaagtttcacATAGTTTTATTTAAGATTCTGGCTTCATAATGTTAGGATCACAacattatttttcacaattttttttttcacaactattgGTATGTGTGATTATAGCAACATCACTTTCACCTAGGTCCATCACTGATGCCACTCTTGTTAAATGCAGCAATTACAACAGTCATGTTAGCAGTTGTGAAAACGCATTTGGTTGcttagaaaaaattgattataatgTTACTTGAAAGATGTTTCAGatgaaaaaataaggaaaacatTGGATAACAATACAGACATTTTCAAGAACCAAACTCATCAAAAGAAGTAACAAATTTGAGATAGAGAACATGATGGCTGTAGAAGACAAGATTCATCAATGTCTAAATGGTTAGTAACTAATTGTCTAAATGCAAACGCAGGTATGAGGACAAGACTGAATGGGGTGACAGGATAGGTTGGATTTATGGATCAGTGACAGAGGATGTGGTAACTGGCTACAGAATGCACAACCGTGGGTGGCGATCTGTGTATTGCGTCACAAAGCGTGATGCTTTCCATGGCACAGCACCTATTAATCTCACTGATCGACTGCACCAAGTCCTTCGATGGGCCACTGGTTCTGTTGAAATCTTCTTCTCTCGGAACAATGCATTTCTTGGAAGCAAACGCCTCAAGTTCCTACAACGCATTGCATACCTCAATGTTGGTATCTACCCCTTCACTTCCTTCTTCTTAGTTGTATATTGCTTCCTTCCCGCGCTTTCTCTCTTCACAGGAAATTTCATTGTTCAAAGCCTAAACATCTCGTTCCTTGTCTATCTCCTTACCATCACTGTTACTCTCACTCTCATCTCCCTCCTGGAAGTCAAGTGGTCTGGTATAGGCCTTGAGGAATGGTGGAGAAATGAACAATTTTGGGTCATTGGTGGCACAAGTGCTCACCTTGCTGCTGTGCTTCAGGGTCTCCTAAAAGTTATAGCCGGTATTGAAATCTCTTTCACATTAACCTCAAAGTCTGGtggtgaagatgaagatgacaTATATGCTGATCTTTACATTGTGAAGTGGACAAGTCTATTCATGATGCCATTAACAATCATGGTAGTCAACCTGGTTGCTGTTGTTATTGGATTCTCCAGGACATTATACAGTGTGATACCACAATGGAGTAAACTGATGGGAGGATTGTTCTTTAGCTTCTGGGTGTTGGCTCACATGTACCCATTTGCCAAAGGTTTGATGGGGAGGAGAGGAAGAGTGCCCACAATTGTATACGTGTGGGCAGGGCTGGTTTCAATTACAGTGTCTTTGCTTTGGATATCAATTAGTCCTCCAGATGATACTGCCACTACCTCAGGTGGAGGTGTTCAGATATAATATAAGTTGGTCAGGATATACGAAGGATTAGAATCTGATATGAAAATTTGTGAGTTCAGTTATCTCAACTGATAAAATTTGATGGTTGAATaggagatttggggttcaatccctaCTTACAACAAAAATCGGTCGGTGGCTTGGTTTGACGATAAAGAGCACAACAGTGGATGCCATAAATTcaaactctattaaaaaaaaaaaagaatctgatatgaaaattcaaaacagTAAAATACATTaggctctctccctctctctttttgacTGGTTGGATTTCAGAATATAAGCAAACTTTATGTGCTAGGTGTACCATGACAAATGTAcaatagattttctttttcttacttgTACGTGTCTATTTTTGGTTACTGATGGAAGGAATGGGTAGTGTCAgccaatttttttacaaatgttGTCTTCTATTGACTAAATTTTGAGCTTCTGGTTATTTAAAGGAATTTTAAGATTATGATCCCAGTATTTTGCAAGGGCAAATTAAGTTGCTTTGGAAATGAATTTCATTCACCCATGTAAATGATTccttaaacttatttttataataattttctttttaaaagaaatattatttacCTACCGGCTACCATATTGTTCATAACTACGGGCTGTGCATATAGCCTAATGAATATCAGTGACAGCGTGACAAGTATAATCCCTTCATAACCAGTGATAGTTAACCCAACTTTACACGatcgattctcaaaaaataaaaataaaaaactttacacGATCGAAAAGGACATGGCTTTTGTCCAGTGCATTAGTGCACTAGACACATTGGAATACTGACATGTGTTCATTTTCTAACGTGTCTAGTGCAAATGTGCAATTAATGCATTGAATACAAGCTCTTACCAATTGAAAAATACTAAACTTACCAccacacacccttggtgcgatggtcactccacaaatataagtgcttgtagggtgtggggggcaaaaGTCAGgtttcaagtctccaggagggagctttcacacacatatacatttagattatgatagagtagaatttctatcttgtataaaaaaaaaaaaaatactaaacttcatataaattttacttttaaaaaaaaattacaaattgagatagtaatgaatgtgattagtgCATTttaacaagataataaatgagtATTTGAATTGTTTCTTGCTATTGAtaacacattaatttgtaaaaccTATGCAGTAATATTTGTACTAGCCCTAGCATCAATTACACactatattataaataaattgttcactatttaaagAATAGTTCTCCTACAACCATTCACTTTGCCCCAACTTGATGATATGGTTGATTGTGATTAGTAAAATATGACTTTCACTTGaatttaccacttttttttatcacttagAATCAACTAAATCATAGTTGTGGCAAAAGTTGCATCCATCAACTTTCTCTTAAAGGAAAGTAAACCGTTGAGGAATTATAcaaccaaaacacttttaacataattatttcaaatgaaattgtaCGTGTTAtacaagaatataaaaaaaaaatacggaataaaaaaagataaatgacAATTGGCTAAGCTTGTAGTTCAATTAGTTGGTACCTCTTAGCGTTTTCAATGGAGAcatttaggattcaaatcccccctcACTCGTTATAAccaactccaaaaaaaaaaaaaaaaacccctaccTTTACTGCGTAGCatttagggtacgtttggtacactaaatgtggattacaacaggaatgataatctttattaccaggaataaaatgtattgtaatggaataactaaacctattcattagtttgattgtgagttgtaacattagaataaaacttatgatctattttaggaaatatctcattcatacaaatatattttctagaaaataatatattttaaattttagagagatgagttattttttgatgatttttatttccataattgttaggtggatgtgaaaattttatttatttggaaatatattaatgttagaaattattatatttactaaggaatagctattacaaccattttagaaaggaatagttattcctcattttaaagaatagctattcataaggaatgactattctctgtaataaaaatataaccaa
It encodes the following:
- the LOC126688443 gene encoding cellulose synthase-like protein D1, yielding MATSSGSPKKSSSSSSSTASRPPNQGIKFARRTSSGRVVSLSRDDDLDMSGEFAGPNDYINYTVMMPPTPDNQPGADSETKPDGGPQRRRTGDEEGGGNATATGAAKMDRRVSVMKSSNNKSMLLRTQTGDFDHNRWLFETKGKYGIGNAFWSAEDDDYGSETGMSMSDFLDKPWKPLTRKVKIPTAILSPYRLLVLIRVVVLTLFLTWRIQNPNRDAMWLWGMSIVCECWFAFSWLLDILPKINPINRATDLAALRDKFEQSSPSNPHGRSDLPGIDIFVSTADPEKEPPLVTANTILSILAVDYPVEKLSCYISDDGGAILTFEAMAEAVQFAEVWVPFCRKHNIEPRNPDSYFSSKTDPTKNKKRPDFVKDRRWIKREYDEFKVRINGLPEAIRKRSETYNSKEEMKEKKLAREKNGGVLPLDPISFTKSTWMADGTHWPGTWLNPTADHSKGDHAGILQVMSKVPENETVMGHSDEKKLDFTGVDIRLPMFAYVSREKRPGYDHNKKAGAMNALVRASAILSNGPFILNLDCDHYIYNSQALREGMCFMMDRGGDRICYIQFPQRFEGIDPSDRYANHNTVFFDGNMRALDGLQGPVYVGTGCMFRRYALYGFHPPRANEYSGMFGQLKSPAPNISAMQSLQSDQEEDLDTQPLTSHPDLNLPRKFGNSTVLTESIAIAEYQGRPLADHISIKNGRPPGALLLPRAPLDAPTVAEAISVISCWYEDKTEWGDRIGWIYGSVTEDVVTGYRMHNRGWRSVYCVTKRDAFHGTAPINLTDRLHQVLRWATGSVEIFFSRNNAFLGSKRLKFLQRIAYLNVGIYPFTSFFLVVYCFLPALSLFTGNFIVQSLNISFLVYLLTITVTLTLISLLEVKWSGIGLEEWWRNEQFWVIGGTSAHLAAVLQGLLKVIAGIEISFTLTSKSGGEDEDDIYADLYIVKWTSLFMMPLTIMVVNLVAVVIGFSRTLYSVIPQWSKLMGGLFFSFWVLAHMYPFAKGLMGRRGRVPTIVYVWAGLVSITVSLLWISISPPDDTATTSGGGVQI